A genomic window from Flavobacterium azooxidireducens includes:
- a CDS encoding TM2 domain-containing protein has protein sequence METTRPTEDWNKPNHDLPRQENKKILAGILAILLGSLGVHKFILGYNQEGIILLSISIVGYATICLLVGVFIIWIPGLIGLIEGIIYLTKSDEEFYTTYQLNKRPWF, from the coding sequence ATGGAGACAACTCGACCTACAGAAGACTGGAATAAACCAAATCATGATTTACCAAGACAAGAGAATAAAAAGATATTGGCCGGTATTCTAGCTATTTTATTAGGTTCGCTGGGCGTTCACAAATTTATTCTTGGATATAATCAGGAAGGAATAATTTTATTGTCTATTTCAATTGTTGGTTATGCCACAATTTGTTTGTTAGTAGGCGTTTTCATTATTTGGATTCCGGGATTAATAGGTTTGATAGAAGGAATTATTTACCTAACTAAATCAGACGAAGAATTTTATACTACTTATCAGCTAAACAAAAGACCTTGGTTTTAG
- a CDS encoding GNAT family N-acyltransferase: protein MGLVTAKEVAKAINVDKYGFIGTSIGWLLMKVLKISTLNKIYNRNKHLSEVTFLNSILDEFQIKFEIPEEDLKRLPKEGPYITVSNHPLGGIDGILLLKLMLEREPNFKIIANFLLHRIEPMKPYIMPVNPFENHKDAKSSVVGIKETLRHLSDGKPLGMFPAGEVSTYKDGVLVVDKPWEEGAIKVIRKAQVPVVPIYFHAKNSRLFYFLSSLNDTFRTAKLPSELLTQKKRVIKVRIGKPISVAEQNEYESIESYSEFLRKKTYMLANAFEKGNKLLAAPSLKFPKSPKEIAKPANQDKILEEMAVIKSISECRLLQSKNYQVYLVTADQIPNILHEIGRLREITFRAIGEGTNESLDLDQYDKYYHHMFLWDDEAQMIAGAYRMGFGSKIYTKYGIDGFYLHELFRFEPELYDMMSKSIEMGRAFIIEEYQQKPMPLFLLWKGIVHTTLRYPEHKFLIGGVSISNQFSDFSKSLMIEFMKSHYYDPYIAQYIHPKKEYKVKLKDADKDFVFNETEADLNKFDKIIDEVEPGNLRLPVLIKKYIKQNARVVAFNVDPLFNNAVDGLMYIRISDIPESTVKPVMEEFQAELEKKDKG, encoded by the coding sequence ATGGGGTTAGTTACCGCGAAAGAAGTTGCCAAAGCAATAAATGTTGATAAATATGGTTTCATTGGCACATCCATTGGTTGGTTGCTTATGAAGGTATTGAAGATTTCTACGTTAAACAAAATCTACAATCGAAATAAACATTTATCGGAAGTAACTTTTCTCAATAGCATTTTAGATGAATTTCAGATAAAATTTGAAATTCCCGAAGAAGATTTAAAACGCCTCCCTAAAGAAGGTCCGTATATCACCGTTTCCAATCATCCGCTGGGTGGAATTGACGGTATTTTATTGTTGAAATTAATGTTGGAACGTGAACCCAATTTTAAAATTATAGCTAATTTTTTGTTGCACAGAATCGAACCGATGAAACCGTATATTATGCCGGTGAATCCGTTTGAAAATCATAAAGATGCCAAATCCAGTGTGGTCGGAATCAAAGAAACGCTCCGTCACTTGAGCGATGGAAAACCATTGGGAATGTTTCCTGCCGGAGAAGTTTCAACGTATAAAGATGGTGTTTTAGTAGTGGATAAACCGTGGGAAGAAGGAGCAATTAAAGTAATCCGAAAAGCTCAAGTTCCGGTTGTTCCGATTTATTTTCACGCAAAAAACAGTCGGTTATTTTACTTCTTATCGAGTTTGAATGATACGTTTCGAACAGCAAAATTACCTTCGGAATTATTAACTCAGAAGAAACGTGTAATTAAAGTTCGAATCGGAAAACCAATTTCAGTAGCTGAACAAAATGAATACGAAAGTATTGAATCGTATTCAGAATTTCTCAGAAAAAAGACGTACATGCTTGCCAATGCATTTGAAAAGGGCAATAAATTGTTAGCAGCACCAAGCTTGAAATTCCCAAAAAGCCCGAAAGAAATTGCCAAACCTGCCAATCAGGATAAAATTTTGGAAGAGATGGCTGTTATCAAAAGCATTAGCGAATGTCGATTATTACAAAGTAAAAATTACCAAGTTTATTTGGTTACGGCCGATCAAATTCCGAATATTTTGCACGAAATTGGTCGATTACGTGAAATTACGTTTAGAGCAATCGGCGAAGGCACAAATGAATCACTCGATTTAGATCAATACGACAAATACTATCATCACATGTTTTTGTGGGATGATGAAGCTCAAATGATTGCGGGAGCTTACCGAATGGGATTTGGTTCAAAGATTTATACAAAATACGGTATTGATGGATTTTATCTACATGAGTTGTTCCGTTTTGAACCCGAGTTATATGATATGATGAGCAAATCCATCGAAATGGGTCGGGCATTCATTATTGAAGAATACCAGCAAAAACCAATGCCTTTATTTTTGTTATGGAAAGGAATTGTGCACACCACGCTACGTTATCCGGAACACAAATTTTTAATCGGCGGCGTGAGCATCAGTAATCAATTTTCAGATTTCTCCAAATCATTGATGATTGAGTTTATGAAATCGCATTATTATGATCCATATATTGCTCAATACATTCATCCGAAAAAGGAATATAAAGTGAAACTGAAAGATGCAGACAAAGACTTTGTATTTAATGAAACGGAAGCCGATTTGAACAAATTTGACAAAATTATTGACGAAGTTGAACCCGGCAATTTGCGTTTACCGGTTTTAATTAAGAAGTACATCAAACAGAATGCTCGTGTGGTTGCATTTAATGTCGATCCGCTTTTTAACAATGCGGTCGACGGATTAATGTATATTCGGATTTCTGATATTCCGGAAAGCACCGTTAAACCGGTGATGGAAGAATTCCAAGCCGAGTTGGAGAAAAAAGATAAAGGTTAA
- a CDS encoding IS110 family RNA-guided transposase: MKNIIIGIDISKKTLDICIKDEKVSYFTIENKVQSIKRFFKIYSTSYPIVAMENTGKYNWNLLQVLESHNFKVYIISPLHLKKSMGLTRGKNDKVDALRICNFIEKNHQEITPWKPSSLTIRKIKVLLTERAARIKMRKQLTSQQDDYKLMKGINMDKELLKLNLQLVKSIDIQIKNIEKSIEEVISSESDLKNNYQLMKSVPGVGKVLSWIILAKTEGFTTITDPRKMACYSGVVPFDFQSGTSIKRRSGVSRLADKTVKSVLHLGAMSAIRNDNDLRNYYLRKVEEGKNKMSVINAVRNKIIHRVFAVIKNQIPYQKNLVLS; this comes from the coding sequence ATGAAAAACATTATTATTGGCATTGACATCAGTAAGAAGACTTTAGACATTTGTATCAAAGATGAAAAAGTTTCCTATTTTACTATTGAAAACAAAGTACAGAGTATTAAGCGTTTTTTTAAAATTTATTCTACTAGCTATCCTATTGTAGCTATGGAAAATACGGGTAAATATAATTGGAATTTGTTGCAGGTCTTGGAATCTCACAACTTTAAAGTTTATATCATATCACCCTTACACTTAAAGAAGAGTATGGGCCTTACAAGAGGAAAAAATGACAAGGTTGATGCACTTCGAATTTGTAATTTTATCGAGAAGAACCATCAAGAAATTACACCATGGAAACCTTCATCCTTGACAATCAGAAAAATTAAAGTACTGCTTACAGAAAGAGCAGCAAGAATAAAAATGAGAAAACAATTGACGAGCCAGCAGGATGACTACAAACTGATGAAAGGAATTAATATGGACAAGGAATTGCTGAAATTAAATTTGCAACTTGTTAAGAGTATTGATATTCAAATTAAAAACATAGAAAAAAGTATAGAAGAAGTTATCTCTAGTGAATCAGATTTAAAAAATAATTATCAATTGATGAAGTCTGTTCCTGGTGTAGGTAAAGTGCTCTCGTGGATTATTTTGGCAAAAACGGAAGGGTTTACAACTATAACAGATCCAAGGAAAATGGCCTGTTATAGCGGAGTTGTTCCTTTTGATTTTCAGTCAGGCACATCAATAAAGCGAAGATCCGGAGTGTCAAGGCTTGCTGATAAAACAGTTAAAAGTGTCTTGCATCTAGGAGCGATGAGTGCTATTAGGAATGATAATGACTTAAGAAATTATTATCTTCGAAAAGTAGAAGAAGGTAAAAATAAAATGAGCGTTATAAATGCAGTTAGAAACAAAATAATACATAGGGTTTTTGCAGTAATTAAAAACCAAATTCCTTATCAAAAAAATTTGGTTTTATCATAG
- a CDS encoding PQQ-dependent sugar dehydrogenase — translation MKRILQLCVLLFASSVFSQTVGLQTFASGFSSPVALVNAGDDRLFVVQRGGLIRIVNANGTINTTPFLSLTSIITAGGERGLLGLAFHPDYATNGRFYVNYTRSGDGATVIAKYTVSTTDPNVANSASAEILLTIAQPFSNHNGGSLNFGPDGYLYIGMGDGGSGGDPNGYGQNLNSLLGKMLRIDVDGETGYAIPADNPYVGIAGEDEIWAVGVRNPWKFSFDRLTGDIWIADVGQNAIEEINKATSTEAGLNYGWRCYEGNSAYNTSGCGASSNYTFPIAQYTHASTGGCSLTGGYVYRGTTYPALQNKYVFADYCNNKIGYIDVDGGPITWTANAFSGNVVSFGEDVNGELYWVGISNGVISRVIDTSLSTNDFQQNGLSLYPNPANNSFTIQNSNLLNLNELTIYDSMGKRVANQKMGNLELTTVAIDNLTSGLYFVSVEDVNGGSFTSKLVVK, via the coding sequence ATGAAAAGAATACTACAATTATGTGTTTTACTGTTTGCATCAAGTGTTTTCTCGCAAACAGTTGGTTTGCAAACGTTTGCTTCCGGTTTTTCGAGTCCGGTTGCTCTAGTGAATGCAGGTGACGACCGTTTATTTGTGGTGCAACGAGGCGGTTTAATCCGTATTGTCAATGCAAACGGAACAATTAATACTACGCCGTTTTTATCCTTAACGTCAATCATTACTGCAGGTGGCGAACGCGGCTTGTTGGGCTTGGCTTTTCACCCTGATTATGCCACTAACGGACGCTTTTATGTGAATTACACCCGTTCTGGTGACGGAGCCACAGTAATTGCAAAATATACGGTGAGCACTACCGATCCAAACGTTGCCAATTCCGCTAGTGCCGAAATACTGTTGACTATTGCTCAACCGTTTTCTAATCACAATGGTGGTTCGCTTAATTTTGGTCCTGATGGTTATTTATACATTGGTATGGGCGATGGCGGTAGCGGTGGCGATCCTAATGGATATGGACAAAACCTGAACTCCTTGTTAGGCAAAATGCTTCGTATTGATGTAGATGGCGAAACCGGTTATGCAATTCCGGCAGACAACCCCTATGTTGGCATTGCCGGCGAAGATGAAATCTGGGCTGTTGGTGTGCGAAACCCTTGGAAATTCTCTTTCGACAGGCTAACCGGTGACATCTGGATTGCCGATGTGGGTCAGAATGCTATTGAAGAAATCAACAAAGCAACTTCCACCGAAGCGGGTTTAAATTACGGTTGGCGTTGTTATGAAGGAAATTCTGCCTATAATACTTCTGGCTGTGGAGCTTCGTCTAATTATACTTTTCCTATTGCACAGTACACGCATGCATCTACGGGTGGCTGCTCATTAACAGGAGGTTATGTGTACCGAGGAACAACCTATCCTGCACTTCAAAACAAATATGTTTTTGCCGATTATTGCAACAATAAAATTGGCTATATCGATGTGGATGGAGGCCCAATTACATGGACAGCCAATGCTTTTTCAGGAAATGTGGTTTCGTTTGGCGAAGATGTGAATGGCGAATTATATTGGGTCGGTATTTCGAATGGTGTGATTTCCAGAGTAATTGACACGAGTTTAAGTACAAATGATTTTCAACAAAATGGTTTGAGTTTATATCCTAATCCTGCCAATAATTCATTTACAATTCAGAATTCTAATTTGTTGAATTTAAACGAATTGACTATTTATGATTCGATGGGAAAAAGAGTTGCCAATCAAAAAATGGGTAACTTAGAATTGACTACTGTTGCTATTGATAACCTTACATCGGGATTGTATTTTGTTTCTGTTGAGGATGTGAATGGAGGTAGTTTTACTAGTAAATTGGTGGTGAAGTAA
- a CDS encoding VWA domain-containing protein, whose translation MKNVILTFALLSSCLLFSNCENKKETLAINPQPETTVVATAETKIQVALLLDTSSSMDGLIEQAKSRLWNIVNTLTTLKYEGKSPEIQIALYEYGNSGLSMQSNYIRQITPLSTDLDLISEQLFALRTNGGYEYCGAVIKESVDKLTWDDHQKSMKLVYIAGNEPFNQGNINYKEAIADALKKDIFINTIFCGDATEGISTFWKDGADVGKGKYFNIDYNAKVRYIVTPYDDRISQCNVRLNATYIGYGAKGMEKKRSQEVQDANAESISTANYAERSVSKSKAVYKNDSWDLVDKAKTDAKALDNLKEEELPAELKNKSKEEIKTIVTQKTKERETIQKEMTELAKKRQEFIDNESKNTKTQDDLGNAMATSIHSFAKAKGYVVVN comes from the coding sequence ATGAAAAATGTAATTTTAACCTTCGCCCTGTTATCGTCTTGCTTACTATTTAGCAATTGCGAGAACAAAAAAGAAACCTTAGCTATCAATCCACAACCTGAAACAACTGTGGTAGCAACAGCCGAAACCAAAATTCAAGTGGCTTTATTATTAGATACTTCGAGCAGTATGGATGGTTTGATTGAACAAGCCAAGTCGCGTTTGTGGAACATCGTGAACACCTTGACCACATTGAAATACGAAGGCAAAAGTCCGGAAATTCAAATTGCGTTATACGAATACGGCAACAGCGGATTGAGTATGCAATCCAATTATATCCGACAAATTACGCCGTTGAGCACCGATTTGGATTTGATTTCGGAACAACTGTTTGCGTTGCGAACCAACGGCGGTTACGAATATTGCGGAGCTGTGATTAAAGAATCCGTTGATAAATTGACTTGGGATGATCATCAAAAGAGTATGAAACTCGTGTATATTGCCGGAAACGAACCGTTTAATCAAGGTAACATCAACTATAAAGAAGCCATTGCCGATGCGTTGAAAAAAGACATTTTTATCAACACGATTTTCTGTGGGGATGCTACCGAAGGGATTTCTACCTTTTGGAAAGACGGTGCCGATGTGGGCAAAGGAAAATACTTTAACATTGATTACAACGCCAAAGTTCGCTATATCGTGACGCCTTATGACGACCGGATTTCGCAATGCAATGTGCGGTTGAATGCGACCTATATTGGCTATGGTGCAAAAGGAATGGAGAAAAAAAGAAGCCAAGAAGTGCAAGACGCCAATGCTGAATCGATTTCTACGGCCAATTATGCGGAGCGTTCCGTAAGTAAATCAAAAGCAGTGTATAAAAACGACAGTTGGGATTTGGTGGATAAAGCCAAAACCGATGCCAAAGCCTTAGACAATTTGAAAGAAGAAGAACTTCCGGCGGAACTAAAGAACAAATCGAAAGAAGAAATTAAAACGATTGTAACTCAGAAAACCAAAGAACGAGAAACCATTCAAAAAGAAATGACCGAGTTGGCCAAGAAACGTCAAGAATTTATTGACAACGAATCAAAAAACACCAAAACCCAAGACGATTTGGGCAATGCAATGGCAACGTCTATTCACAGTTTTGCCAAAGCAAAAGGCTATGTAGTGGTAAACTAA
- a CDS encoding VOC family protein: MEWYGKYLGLKTDQYGSTFWWKDKDGNDCSTQWSPFAEDITYFSPSEKQFMQNFRVENLELLLEKLKQEGVTIVGDMETYDYGKFGWILDPEGNKIELWEPIDKAFQ; encoded by the coding sequence GTGGAATGGTATGGTAAATATTTAGGTCTAAAAACCGATCAATACGGCTCCACTTTTTGGTGGAAAGACAAAGATGGTAATGATTGTTCCACGCAATGGTCGCCGTTTGCGGAAGATATCACCTATTTTTCTCCATCCGAAAAACAATTTATGCAAAATTTCCGTGTAGAAAATTTAGAACTGCTTTTAGAAAAATTAAAGCAGGAAGGTGTAACAATTGTGGGAGATATGGAGACTTATGATTATGGAAAGTTTGGATGGATTTTGGACCCCGAAGGAAATAAAATTGAACTTTGGGAACCAATTGATAAAGCATTTCAATAA
- a CDS encoding OmpA family protein, with translation MIKKVSFLLLVAALSASCVSKKVFNELEGKYATLKKQQRELSDENHDLEKTKNKLENDLKLNQDELAKVKAERDKLLNDYTTASNNLKTLQTSYAALEKNSDEALQANMKKNRELLAQLDAKEKALAAEQERLNKLQADLKDRSQRVTDLENMISSKEESMRKLKETLSKALNSFEGKGLTVEQKNGKVYVSMENKLLFQTGSWAVGTEGKRAVVEVGKVLAQNPDITVLIEGHTDNDKILGSIGGGIENNWDLSTKRATAIVNILAENKGVLKENLTAAGRGEFAPLMANDSPENKAKNRRIEIILTPKLDEISKMLNDL, from the coding sequence ATGATTAAAAAAGTTTCATTTCTTCTGCTTGTGGCAGCTTTGTCTGCTTCATGTGTTTCCAAAAAAGTGTTCAATGAATTAGAAGGAAAATACGCTACCTTAAAAAAGCAGCAACGTGAATTATCGGATGAAAATCACGACTTGGAAAAAACTAAAAATAAATTAGAAAATGATTTAAAGTTAAACCAAGATGAATTAGCAAAAGTAAAAGCCGAACGTGATAAATTACTAAATGATTACACCACCGCTTCCAATAATTTAAAAACATTACAAACTTCGTACGCTGCATTAGAAAAAAATTCGGATGAAGCCTTGCAAGCCAATATGAAGAAAAACAGAGAATTATTAGCTCAATTGGATGCCAAAGAAAAAGCATTAGCAGCCGAACAAGAGCGTTTAAATAAATTGCAAGCCGATTTAAAAGACCGTTCGCAACGGGTAACCGATTTAGAAAACATGATTTCATCAAAAGAAGAAAGCATGCGAAAACTGAAAGAAACACTTTCCAAAGCCTTAAATAGTTTTGAAGGAAAAGGACTTACCGTGGAACAAAAAAACGGAAAAGTCTATGTTTCCATGGAAAATAAATTACTATTCCAAACCGGAAGTTGGGCGGTTGGTACCGAAGGAAAAAGAGCCGTTGTTGAGGTTGGAAAAGTACTTGCTCAAAACCCGGACATCACCGTATTAATTGAAGGTCACACCGACAATGATAAAATCTTAGGTTCTATTGGTGGAGGAATTGAAAACAACTGGGATTTATCGACCAAAAGAGCAACAGCCATTGTGAACATCTTAGCCGAAAACAAAGGTGTTTTAAAAGAAAATTTAACCGCTGCCGGACGTGGTGAATTTGCACCGTTAATGGCAAATGATTCTCCAGAAAACAAAGCCAAAAACCGCAGAATCGAAATTATTTTGACTCCGAAATTGGATGAAATTTCTAAAATGTTGAATGATTTGTAA
- a CDS encoding exodeoxyribonuclease III, which yields MRIISYNVNGIRAAITKGFLDWLKQANPDIICLQEIKATEDQIPTEAITEAGYPYQYYFSAQKKGYSGVAILSKTEPKNVVFGTGIPEMDFEGRNLRADFEDFSVMSLYLPSGTNIDRLDHKFKYMDDFQMYTNALKVDIPNLIIAGDYNICHEAIDIHDPIRNATVSGFLPSERKWIDGFMKSGFIDSFRHFNKEPHHYSWWSYRANARNNNKGWRIDYHLVSEPMRDRLKRAVILPEAKHSDHCPILVEID from the coding sequence ATGAGAATTATTTCCTATAATGTAAACGGAATTCGTGCTGCCATAACCAAAGGTTTTTTAGATTGGCTCAAACAGGCAAATCCTGATATTATTTGTCTACAAGAAATTAAAGCTACTGAGGATCAAATTCCTACAGAAGCTATTACCGAAGCGGGCTATCCTTATCAATATTATTTTTCGGCTCAAAAAAAAGGGTATAGTGGAGTTGCCATTTTATCTAAAACAGAACCAAAAAATGTAGTTTTCGGAACAGGAATTCCCGAAATGGATTTTGAAGGTAGAAATCTGAGAGCCGATTTTGAAGATTTTTCTGTAATGAGTTTATACCTTCCATCGGGAACAAATATTGACCGATTAGATCATAAATTCAAATATATGGATGATTTTCAAATGTATACTAATGCATTGAAAGTTGACATTCCAAACTTAATTATTGCCGGCGACTACAATATTTGTCACGAAGCAATTGATATTCACGACCCGATTAGAAATGCCACTGTTTCCGGATTTTTGCCTTCTGAACGAAAATGGATTGATGGTTTTATGAAAAGTGGATTCATTGACAGTTTCCGTCATTTTAATAAAGAACCGCATCATTATTCGTGGTGGAGTTACCGTGCGAATGCCCGAAACAACAACAAAGGATGGCGGATTGATTATCATTTGGTGAGCGAACCCATGCGAGACCGATTAAAAAGAGCGGTCATTCTTCCGGAAGCCAAACATTCGGATCATTGTCCGATTTTAGTAGAAATTGATTAA
- a CDS encoding NADP(H)-dependent aldo-keto reductase codes for MKTTTIPNTSLKISKICLGTMTFGEQNSESEAHEQLDYAVSHGINFIDTAEMYPIASRKETLGSTERFIGSWLNKRGKRDDLVIATKIAGPNRGMEYIRKPLDFSAKSIKEAVDLSLKNLQTDYIDLYQMHWPERVMNMFGRRGLTGIDTNWKENFAEVLSVYDELIKAGKIRHIGVSNEAPWAVMKFISESEKHNLPRIATIQNPYSLLNRLFEVGLTEVCMRENIGLMAYSPLGFGILSGKHLNGTQSNSRIDLFPQFTRYTSENATKATKLYQELAQSHDLTLTQMALAFVQQQQFVMSTIIGATSLAQLKENIDSHEIVLSEEILKEIDAIQEMIPNPAP; via the coding sequence ATGAAAACCACCACAATCCCCAATACCTCCCTAAAAATCAGTAAAATTTGTTTAGGAACGATGACTTTTGGCGAACAAAACTCCGAAAGCGAAGCTCATGAACAATTGGATTATGCTGTTTCTCACGGAATCAATTTTATTGATACGGCAGAAATGTATCCTATCGCTTCCCGAAAAGAAACGTTAGGAAGTACCGAACGATTCATTGGTAGTTGGTTAAACAAAAGAGGTAAACGTGACGATTTAGTAATTGCCACCAAAATAGCCGGGCCCAATCGTGGGATGGAATACATCAGAAAACCACTTGATTTCTCCGCAAAAAGCATCAAAGAAGCGGTTGATTTAAGTTTGAAAAACCTGCAAACCGATTACATTGATTTATACCAAATGCATTGGCCGGAACGGGTGATGAATATGTTTGGGAGGAGGGGGCTGACCGGAATTGATACCAATTGGAAAGAAAATTTTGCTGAAGTTTTATCTGTTTATGATGAATTAATCAAAGCCGGAAAGATTCGGCACATTGGTGTTTCTAACGAAGCTCCGTGGGCAGTGATGAAATTCATCAGCGAAAGCGAAAAACATAATTTACCGCGAATTGCCACAATTCAAAATCCGTATTCACTATTAAATCGATTGTTCGAAGTAGGTTTGACCGAAGTTTGCATGCGAGAAAATATCGGTTTAATGGCTTATTCTCCGCTTGGTTTCGGCATTTTATCCGGCAAACATTTAAACGGAACACAATCCAATTCCCGAATAGATTTGTTTCCGCAATTCACTCGCTACACTTCTGAAAACGCAACTAAAGCTACCAAATTATACCAAGAATTAGCTCAAAGTCACGACTTAACATTAACGCAAATGGCATTGGCTTTTGTGCAACAGCAACAGTTTGTGATGAGCACAATTATTGGAGCCACTTCCTTAGCACAACTAAAAGAAAACATTGATTCACATGAAATTGTTCTTTCAGAAGAAATTTTAAAAGAAATTGATGCGATACAAGAAATGATTCCGAATCCGGCACCTTGA